Proteins encoded together in one Penaeus vannamei isolate JL-2024 chromosome 9, ASM4276789v1, whole genome shotgun sequence window:
- the LOC113817592 gene encoding uncharacterized protein isoform X1: MSITLFATHGRGLDAFAQEEIHEKLTNVHNVQTLGEGKISFSIPLKSNDSKEDKGNDEEILIGAVSPVYDLKLVERIFILLHCETFDIGETHNESGRETDHTTDRKKKPTYNDESNNQLFKKYEKKLADIIDKEKWAKVAYQVQALRRFQEQRRARVQCQDPSNCHGSVRRRAEKQKLWQRRFSEETSCSEKRMMRESAHDLSEKRATESDIASSSDLAVGPLKERLTETGISEAREMSVAISELDASRMNYDVNSTSDASQKEMDGQEATDKVILEKRGIRTNNPEGTNGKSSKPEPQVNSENINCTSGFSNIENGISGISSISDVCKPDLDTYRETKNVIHENVVNYRVSSRISGHCKNFITQQLLTKMFVKAVEGKLEYWTVEWRKPLLDFYINITNSHFIVGVSLSRESLSLRPYIPHITLRSTVAYLMARLAQVPQGGVALDPMCGGGTILLEMAKCFEVGLIIGGDVSQEQLRISRCNLQDVGVPFSLLRMDAAAMPLMSQSVNAIVCDVPFGQKHQLKDENESTMLRELLCECQRVLKCSGRLVLLISTRQLEILRKIMPCLSSFQHTVLAEEQETSQLKLDATYQVSLGETSAHIAVLQKLPCK, from the exons ATGAGCATCACCCTATTTGCCACACATGGACGAGGCTTAGATGCTTTTGCGCAAGAGGAGATCCATGAAAAATTGACAAATGTACATAATGTGCAAACTCTTGGAGAAGGCAAGATTTCCTTCAGCATTCCTTTAAAAAGCAATGACTCCAAAGAGGATAAAGGAAATGATGAAGAAATATTAATTGGTGCAGTGTCTCCTGTATATGATCTTAAATTAGTGGagaggatttttatacttttgcaCTGTGAAACATTTGATATAG GTGAAACCCATAATGAAAGTGGAAGGGAAACAGACCACACcacagatagaaagaagaaaccaACATacaatgatgagagtaataatcaaCTCTTTAAAAAGT ATGAAAAGAAACTTGCAGATATCATAGACAAGGAAAAATGGGCTAAAGTGGCTTACCAAGTTCAAGCATTACGAAGGTTTCAAGAGCAACGTAGAGCCCGAGTCCAGTGCCAAGACCCAAGTAACTGTCATGGGTCTGTCAGGCGGAGAGCTGAGAAACAGAAATTATGGCAGAGGAGATTTAGTGAAGAAACCAGTTGCtcagaaaaaagaatgatgagagagagtgcCCATGACCTTTCTGAGAAGAGGGCAACAGAGTCAGATATTGCAAGTAGCAGTGACCTGGCTGTAGGTCCTCTGAAGGAAAGATTGACTGAAACTGGAATATCAGAGGCCAGGGAAATGAGTGTTGCCATATCAGAGCTAGATGCTTCAAGGATGAACTATGATGTCAATTCGACAAGTGATGCTAGTCAGAAGGAAATGGATGGTCAAGAAGCGACTGACAAGGTGATATTAGAGAAGAGGGGAATCAGAACTAATAATCCTGAGGGGACAAATGGCAAATCATCAAAACCAGAACCTCAGGTGAACAGTGAGAACATAAATTGCACAAGTGGTTTTAGCAACATAGAAAATGGCATTTCAGGCATTTCATCCATCTCGGATGTTTGTAAACCAGACTTAGATACttatagagagacaaagaatgtcATTCATGAAAATGTTGTAAATTATCGTGTGTCCAGCAGGATATCAGGTCATTGCAAAAATTTTATTACACAGCAGTTATTGACAAAAATGTTTGTGAAAGCAGTTGAAGGAAAATTAGAATATTGGACAGTTGAGTGGAGAAAACCTTTGTtagatttttatattaatattaccaaTTCCCACTTTATTGTAG GGGTATCATTATCCAGGGAGTCACTCTCACTGCGCCCGTATATTCCACACATCACCCTAAGGTCCACTGTAGCCTACCTCATGGCCAGATTAGCGCAAGTACCCCAAGGAGGAGTGGCGCTGGATCCCATGTGCGGTGGAGGGACGATTCTGTTGGAAATGGCCAAGTGTTTTGAG GTTGGCTTGATCATTGGTGGAGACGTGAGCCAGGAACAGCTAAGAATATCAAGATGTAACCTGCAAGATGTAGGAGTACCGTTCAGTCTCCTTCGTATGGATGCGGCAG CTATGCCACTGATGTCCCAGTCAGTCAACGCTATAGTGTGCGATGTTCCCTTTGGCCAGAAACACCAGTTAAAAGATGAAAACGAATCAACTATGCTGCGAGAACTCCTGTGTGAATGCCAAAG AGTGTTGAAGTGCAGTGGACGATTAGTGTTACTCATTTCAACGAGACAGCTTGAAATTCTGAGAAAGATCATGCCTTGTCTGTCGTCATTTCAACATACTGTGCTGGCTGAAGAACAAG aaACTTCGCAACTGAAGCTTGATGCTACTTATCAGGTGTCTCTTGGGGAAACGTCAGCCCATATTGCTGTGCTCCAGAAGCTGCCATGTAAGTAG
- the LOC113817592 gene encoding THUMP domain-containing protein 2 isoform X2, with translation MSITLFATHGRGLDAFAQEEIHEKLTNVHNVQTLGEGKISFSIPLKSNDSKEDKGNDEEILIGAVSPVYDLKLVERIFILLHCETFDIGETHNESGRETDHTTDRKKKPTYNDESNNQLFKKYEKKLADIIDKEKWAKVAYQVQALRRFQEQRRARVQCQDPSNCHGSVRRRAEKQKLWQRRFSEETSCSEKRMMRESAHDLSEKRATESDIASSSDLAVGPLKERLTETGISEAREMSVAISELDASRMNYDVNSTSDASQKEMDGQEATDKVILEKRGIRTNNPEGTNGKSSKPEPQVNSENINCTSGFSNIENGISGISSISDVCKPDLDTYRETKNVIHENVVNYRVSSRISGVSLSRESLSLRPYIPHITLRSTVAYLMARLAQVPQGGVALDPMCGGGTILLEMAKCFEVGLIIGGDVSQEQLRISRCNLQDVGVPFSLLRMDAAAMPLMSQSVNAIVCDVPFGQKHQLKDENESTMLRELLCECQRVLKCSGRLVLLISTRQLEILRKIMPCLSSFQHTVLAEEQETSQLKLDATYQVSLGETSAHIAVLQKLPCK, from the exons ATGAGCATCACCCTATTTGCCACACATGGACGAGGCTTAGATGCTTTTGCGCAAGAGGAGATCCATGAAAAATTGACAAATGTACATAATGTGCAAACTCTTGGAGAAGGCAAGATTTCCTTCAGCATTCCTTTAAAAAGCAATGACTCCAAAGAGGATAAAGGAAATGATGAAGAAATATTAATTGGTGCAGTGTCTCCTGTATATGATCTTAAATTAGTGGagaggatttttatacttttgcaCTGTGAAACATTTGATATAG GTGAAACCCATAATGAAAGTGGAAGGGAAACAGACCACACcacagatagaaagaagaaaccaACATacaatgatgagagtaataatcaaCTCTTTAAAAAGT ATGAAAAGAAACTTGCAGATATCATAGACAAGGAAAAATGGGCTAAAGTGGCTTACCAAGTTCAAGCATTACGAAGGTTTCAAGAGCAACGTAGAGCCCGAGTCCAGTGCCAAGACCCAAGTAACTGTCATGGGTCTGTCAGGCGGAGAGCTGAGAAACAGAAATTATGGCAGAGGAGATTTAGTGAAGAAACCAGTTGCtcagaaaaaagaatgatgagagagagtgcCCATGACCTTTCTGAGAAGAGGGCAACAGAGTCAGATATTGCAAGTAGCAGTGACCTGGCTGTAGGTCCTCTGAAGGAAAGATTGACTGAAACTGGAATATCAGAGGCCAGGGAAATGAGTGTTGCCATATCAGAGCTAGATGCTTCAAGGATGAACTATGATGTCAATTCGACAAGTGATGCTAGTCAGAAGGAAATGGATGGTCAAGAAGCGACTGACAAGGTGATATTAGAGAAGAGGGGAATCAGAACTAATAATCCTGAGGGGACAAATGGCAAATCATCAAAACCAGAACCTCAGGTGAACAGTGAGAACATAAATTGCACAAGTGGTTTTAGCAACATAGAAAATGGCATTTCAGGCATTTCATCCATCTCGGATGTTTGTAAACCAGACTTAGATACttatagagagacaaagaatgtcATTCATGAAAATGTTGTAAATTATCGTGTGTCCAGCAGGATATCAG GGGTATCATTATCCAGGGAGTCACTCTCACTGCGCCCGTATATTCCACACATCACCCTAAGGTCCACTGTAGCCTACCTCATGGCCAGATTAGCGCAAGTACCCCAAGGAGGAGTGGCGCTGGATCCCATGTGCGGTGGAGGGACGATTCTGTTGGAAATGGCCAAGTGTTTTGAG GTTGGCTTGATCATTGGTGGAGACGTGAGCCAGGAACAGCTAAGAATATCAAGATGTAACCTGCAAGATGTAGGAGTACCGTTCAGTCTCCTTCGTATGGATGCGGCAG CTATGCCACTGATGTCCCAGTCAGTCAACGCTATAGTGTGCGATGTTCCCTTTGGCCAGAAACACCAGTTAAAAGATGAAAACGAATCAACTATGCTGCGAGAACTCCTGTGTGAATGCCAAAG AGTGTTGAAGTGCAGTGGACGATTAGTGTTACTCATTTCAACGAGACAGCTTGAAATTCTGAGAAAGATCATGCCTTGTCTGTCGTCATTTCAACATACTGTGCTGGCTGAAGAACAAG aaACTTCGCAACTGAAGCTTGATGCTACTTATCAGGTGTCTCTTGGGGAAACGTCAGCCCATATTGCTGTGCTCCAGAAGCTGCCATGTAAGTAG